In the Jatrophihabitans endophyticus genome, one interval contains:
- a CDS encoding PLD nuclease N-terminal domain-containing protein — protein MLYADGLLGLILFGLWLFCVIDVITTDESSMRNLPKLPWVLIVVLLFDIGALAWLIAGRPWPASGPRSAPTRTSRAYPEYDRPGRHVPQNPDDDDAFLAQVRARAEEQRRQYQERRKRELDDERGRLTRRPEDDQL, from the coding sequence GTGCTCTACGCCGACGGCCTGCTCGGGCTGATCCTCTTCGGTCTGTGGTTGTTCTGCGTCATCGACGTCATCACCACCGATGAGTCGAGCATGCGCAACCTGCCCAAGCTCCCGTGGGTGCTCATCGTCGTGCTGCTGTTCGACATCGGCGCGCTCGCCTGGTTGATCGCGGGACGCCCGTGGCCGGCCAGCGGCCCGCGGTCGGCCCCCACGCGCACGTCGCGCGCCTACCCCGAGTACGACCGGCCCGGCCGCCACGTCCCGCAGAACCCGGACGACGACGACGCGTTCCTCGCCCAGGTGCGCGCTCGCGCCGAGGAGCAGCGACGGCAGTACCAGGAGCGTCGCAAGCGCGAGCTCGACGACGAGCGCGGCCGCCTCACCCGCCGACCCGAGGACGACCAGCTCTGA
- a CDS encoding SRPBCC family protein: MVHLHHDGIAEAPVAVAFAYIDDPAHVPTWMFGVERFEVRDPATPRGLGAVFDATFHVKPVKLASRVEITQWEQDRLIALTSIKGFSNSSVWRFEPDGPDRTKISVEFSYDLPGGIAGKALGRAVEPVVAMSVRHSDAALRKHIAEHHRAQRG, from the coding sequence ATGGTCCATCTCCACCACGACGGCATCGCCGAGGCGCCGGTCGCGGTCGCCTTCGCCTACATCGACGACCCCGCGCACGTCCCCACCTGGATGTTCGGGGTGGAGAGGTTCGAGGTGCGCGACCCCGCGACCCCTCGCGGCCTCGGCGCCGTCTTCGACGCGACGTTCCACGTCAAGCCGGTGAAGCTGGCGTCGCGCGTCGAGATCACCCAGTGGGAGCAGGACCGGCTCATCGCCCTGACGTCGATCAAGGGGTTCAGCAACTCGTCGGTCTGGCGCTTCGAGCCCGACGGCCCCGACCGGACGAAGATCTCGGTCGAGTTCAGCTACGACCTGCCCGGCGGCATCGCGGGCAAGGCGCTCGGCCGGGCGGTCGAGCCGGTGGTGGCGATGAGTGTGCGGCACAGCGACGCCGCGCTGCGCAAGCACATCGCCGAGCACCACCGCGCCCAGCGGGGCTGA
- a CDS encoding bifunctional metallophosphatase/5'-nucleotidase yields MDRTISRRSLLAGAVVGGAGAAFLGATGGTAAAAPTPSRTARVTVLGSTDLHGHIYNWDYYKDAEYDDTAHNDVGVAKVATLIKAVREERAHTLTLDAGDTIQGTPLTYYYAAIDPITGPKAPTHPMAAAMNEIGYDAACLGNHEFNYGVPLLRKFQSQLHHPLLGANALDWKTRAAAFPEYVIKKVKIATLTDSTKRPGDYVNVGIVGFVTPGCAIWDKANLDGKITFNGIVEQAKRVIPRVKAAGADIVVVACHSGADTSSSYGDALPWPENASTLLAQQVPGIDAILVGHAHVEIPQRYVVNSKTGKNVLLCEPYYWGMRLAVMDLDISYAEATGWQVTSATSTLLNSNTVDADPAVLAVSKAAHDKTRTYVNSVIGTSTAALSAATSRYEDTPAIDFINYVQAEAVKKATGTTLPVLSIAAPFNKLAAIPKGNVTVRDIAGLYIYDNTLEAIQFTGAQVRAYLEFSARYFKQVSGTGPFTADQLTNAVTPTAPGGTPDYNYDIMGGFDAPLTYDIDVAQPAGSRILNLAYGGTPVADGDQFVIAINNYRASGGGNFPGVTTAPVLYNAQVAITQLLIQWVTDHKTVDPSLFSTIDWRLVSGGTPITVTG; encoded by the coding sequence ATCGATCGCACCATCTCCCGCCGTTCCCTGCTCGCCGGCGCCGTCGTCGGTGGCGCCGGCGCGGCGTTCCTCGGCGCCACCGGCGGTACCGCCGCCGCCGCGCCGACCCCGTCCCGCACCGCCCGGGTCACCGTCCTGGGCAGCACGGACCTTCACGGCCACATCTACAACTGGGACTACTACAAGGACGCCGAGTACGACGACACCGCGCACAACGACGTCGGCGTCGCCAAGGTCGCCACGCTCATCAAGGCCGTGCGCGAGGAACGCGCCCACACGCTCACGCTCGACGCGGGCGACACCATCCAGGGCACGCCGCTCACCTACTACTACGCCGCGATCGACCCCATCACCGGGCCGAAGGCGCCGACGCATCCGATGGCCGCCGCGATGAACGAGATCGGTTACGACGCGGCGTGCCTGGGCAACCACGAGTTCAACTACGGCGTCCCGCTGCTGCGCAAGTTCCAGTCGCAGCTGCACCACCCGCTGCTCGGCGCGAACGCGCTCGACTGGAAGACCCGCGCCGCGGCGTTCCCCGAGTACGTGATCAAGAAGGTCAAGATCGCGACGCTGACCGACAGCACGAAGCGCCCCGGCGACTACGTCAACGTCGGCATCGTCGGCTTCGTGACGCCGGGCTGCGCCATCTGGGACAAGGCGAACCTCGACGGCAAGATCACCTTCAACGGCATCGTCGAGCAGGCGAAGCGGGTCATCCCGCGCGTCAAGGCGGCCGGCGCCGACATCGTCGTCGTGGCCTGCCACTCCGGCGCCGACACCTCGTCGTCCTACGGCGACGCGCTGCCCTGGCCTGAGAACGCCTCCACCCTGCTCGCGCAGCAGGTGCCGGGGATAGACGCGATCCTCGTCGGGCACGCGCACGTCGAGATCCCGCAGCGCTACGTCGTCAACAGCAAGACCGGCAAGAACGTGCTGCTGTGCGAGCCCTACTACTGGGGCATGCGACTCGCCGTCATGGACCTCGACATCTCCTACGCCGAGGCCACGGGTTGGCAGGTCACCTCGGCGACCTCGACCCTGCTCAACTCGAACACCGTCGACGCCGACCCTGCCGTCCTCGCGGTGAGCAAGGCCGCCCACGACAAGACGCGGACGTACGTGAACAGCGTCATCGGGACGTCCACCGCCGCGCTGAGCGCCGCGACCTCGCGCTACGAGGACACGCCGGCCATCGACTTCATCAACTACGTGCAGGCCGAGGCGGTCAAGAAGGCGACCGGGACGACGCTGCCGGTGCTCTCCATCGCCGCGCCCTTCAACAAGCTCGCCGCGATCCCGAAGGGCAACGTCACGGTCCGCGACATCGCCGGGCTCTACATCTACGACAACACGCTCGAGGCCATCCAGTTCACCGGCGCGCAGGTGCGTGCCTACCTGGAGTTCTCGGCGCGGTACTTCAAGCAGGTCAGCGGGACGGGCCCGTTCACCGCCGACCAGCTCACCAACGCCGTCACCCCGACCGCGCCCGGCGGCACCCCCGACTACAACTACGACATCATGGGCGGCTTCGACGCCCCGCTGACCTACGACATCGACGTCGCCCAGCCCGCAGGCTCGCGGATCCTGAACCTCGCCTACGGCGGCACTCCCGTCGCCGACGGCGACCAGTTCGTCATCGCGATCAACAACTACCGCGCGTCCGGCGGCGGCAACTTCCCGGGCGTCACGACGGCGCCGGTGCTCTACAACGCGCAGGTCGCGATCACCCAGCTGCTCATCCAGTGGGTGACCGACCACAAGACCGTCGACCCGAGCCTGTTCTCCACGATCGACTGGCGACTCGTCTCGGGCGGCACGCCCATCACCGTCACCGGCTGA
- a CDS encoding TetR/AcrR family transcriptional regulator, whose product MPTPAAPQRRRGAALERAILDAAYAELVDVGYAAFAVEGVAARARTGKASIYRRWPSRQELVTDALVTHLPGPDDRSLAIGEMFGGDVTTADALRTVGGLIVQVLASPAGRVLRAVKLEAVTDPALAALVDDRFQAPRRAAMLALLERGVRRGEVRPEAATPLVADVLPAVIAHHMFLQDRTVSDADVAAIIEQIMIPLVSAG is encoded by the coding sequence GTGCCGACGCCTGCAGCGCCGCAGCGCCGACGGGGCGCCGCCCTCGAGCGTGCCATCCTCGACGCCGCCTACGCCGAGCTCGTCGACGTCGGCTACGCGGCGTTCGCGGTCGAGGGCGTCGCCGCCCGCGCACGCACCGGCAAGGCGAGTATCTACCGGCGCTGGCCGAGCCGGCAGGAGCTCGTCACGGATGCGCTCGTCACCCACCTGCCCGGCCCGGACGACCGCAGCCTCGCCATCGGCGAGATGTTCGGTGGCGACGTCACCACCGCCGACGCGTTGCGCACGGTGGGCGGTCTCATCGTGCAGGTCCTCGCGAGCCCGGCCGGCCGGGTGCTGCGCGCGGTCAAGCTCGAGGCCGTCACCGACCCCGCACTCGCCGCGCTCGTCGACGACCGCTTCCAGGCCCCCCGGCGCGCCGCCATGCTCGCGCTGCTCGAACGCGGGGTGCGCCGCGGCGAGGTCCGGCCCGAGGCCGCGACCCCGCTCGTCGCCGACGTGCTGCCGGCCGTCATCGCCCATCACATGTTCCTGCAGGACAGGACGGTCTCGGACGCCGATGTCGCCGCCATCATCGAGCAGATCATGATTCCGCTGGTGTCCGCCGGATAG
- a CDS encoding MFS transporter codes for MTDTEAPGAAQARARRGAAHPALTLLVIAGAQMMVVLDGTIVNIALPSMGSYFDKSQTDMTWALNAYTLAFGGLLLLGGRMGDVLGRRRMFVVGLGLFTLGSFLAGVAPNFAMLLVGRAIQGVGGAIASPTALSLITTEFEEGEARTRAIGVYAAVSGAGAALGLLLGGVLTNYLSWRWVLFVNVPIGIALMIGAAGVLHHSERLRGRFDVVGALLSVAGMVAMVYGFIHVAHSGWSNAETVVTFVAAVVLLVFFVYFEARIVADPMMPMRIFENRSRSGAYLVMFVVGAAMFGMFYFVTFFVQGVREYSALKTGFSFLPVAAMIGVVSQVVAKALGRTGPKPLIVTGTLLLTASLVWFAQVDSDSSYAGTLLPGMIVLAVAMGFLFVPLTSAAVSKVAHTDAGLASALLNVGQQVGGALGLSVMTTVFGTAGRNYANSHADGLRAALERSTGGDRQLAGAIAGRVSRAGNNGLQQQDIRDFVASLPQAQQGRAAAFFGGPYREFSRGLLAHASGQGFLMGAGFGVAAVLAAVFLINVKRADVPADAPVGVAG; via the coding sequence GTGACCGACACCGAGGCGCCCGGCGCCGCGCAGGCCCGCGCGCGCCGGGGCGCGGCGCACCCGGCCCTGACGCTGCTCGTCATCGCCGGCGCGCAGATGATGGTGGTGCTCGACGGGACCATCGTGAACATCGCGCTGCCGTCGATGGGCTCGTACTTCGACAAGAGCCAGACCGACATGACCTGGGCCCTGAACGCCTACACGCTCGCCTTCGGTGGGCTGCTGCTGCTCGGCGGGCGCATGGGCGACGTCCTGGGTCGGCGCCGCATGTTCGTCGTCGGGTTGGGCCTGTTCACGCTCGGCAGCTTCCTCGCCGGGGTCGCACCGAACTTCGCGATGCTGCTGGTCGGCCGCGCGATCCAGGGCGTCGGCGGGGCGATCGCGTCGCCCACCGCGCTCTCGCTCATCACGACCGAGTTCGAGGAGGGCGAGGCGCGCACCCGCGCCATCGGCGTCTACGCGGCGGTGTCGGGTGCCGGTGCCGCGCTCGGCCTGCTGCTCGGCGGTGTGCTGACGAACTACCTCAGCTGGCGCTGGGTGCTGTTCGTCAACGTCCCCATCGGCATCGCGCTCATGATCGGCGCGGCCGGGGTGCTGCACCACTCCGAGCGGCTGCGGGGGCGCTTCGACGTCGTGGGCGCGCTGCTGTCCGTCGCGGGGATGGTCGCGATGGTCTACGGCTTCATCCACGTCGCGCACAGCGGGTGGAGCAACGCCGAGACCGTCGTGACGTTCGTGGCGGCCGTGGTCCTGCTCGTCTTCTTCGTCTACTTCGAGGCCAGGATCGTCGCCGACCCGATGATGCCCATGCGCATCTTCGAGAACCGCAGCCGCAGCGGGGCCTACCTCGTGATGTTCGTGGTCGGCGCCGCGATGTTCGGCATGTTCTACTTCGTCACCTTCTTCGTGCAGGGCGTGCGCGAGTACAGCGCGCTCAAGACCGGCTTCTCGTTCCTGCCGGTCGCGGCGATGATCGGCGTGGTGTCGCAGGTGGTGGCGAAGGCGCTGGGGCGTACCGGCCCGAAGCCGCTCATCGTCACCGGCACGCTGCTGCTCACCGCCTCGCTGGTGTGGTTCGCGCAGGTGGACTCCGACTCGAGCTACGCGGGCACGCTGCTGCCGGGCATGATCGTGCTCGCGGTGGCGATGGGATTCCTGTTCGTACCGCTGACGTCGGCCGCGGTCTCCAAGGTCGCGCACACCGACGCCGGCCTGGCGTCGGCGCTGCTCAACGTCGGCCAGCAGGTCGGTGGTGCCCTCGGCCTCTCGGTGATGACGACGGTGTTCGGCACGGCCGGACGCAACTACGCCAACTCGCACGCCGACGGCCTGCGCGCGGCGCTCGAGCGCTCGACCGGCGGCGACCGCCAGCTCGCCGGCGCCATCGCCGGGCGGGTCTCGCGGGCCGGCAACAACGGCCTGCAGCAGCAGGACATCCGCGACTTCGTCGCCTCGCTCCCGCAGGCGCAACAGGGGCGTGCCGCGGCGTTCTTCGGCGGCCCGTATCGCGAGTTCAGCCGGGGGCTGCTCGCGCACGCGTCGGGTCAGGGCTTCCTGATGGGCGCGGGTTTCGGCGTCGCCGCCGTCCTCGCCGCGGTGTTCCTCATCAACGTCAAGCGCGCCGACGTGCCCGCCGACGCGCCGGTGGGCGTGGCCGGCTGA
- a CDS encoding L-serine ammonia-lyase — MAISVFDLFTVGIGPSSSHTVGPMRAALTFARGLSDDGLLPLVERVHVELFGSLGATGHGHGSENAVVLGLLGEAPETVDTAAGPARVAAVRESGRLPLLDKHPVAFGPDDLVMHRRTSLPFHPNGMRFTAWGPAGEVQRERVYYSVGGGFVVDEDAAGADRIVADETPLAFPFRSGVELLDRCRETGLSISSVMLANETAWRSTDEVRAGLLHIWQVMAECVRHGWTNEGTLPGGLKVRRRAPELYRRLCADPFATDPLRVMDWVDLFALAVNEENAAGGRIVTAPTNGAAGVLPAVLHYYVRFCPSASDDGIVRFLLCAGAIGVLYKENASISGAEVGCQGEVGSACSMAAGALCEALGGTPEQVENAAEIGMEHNLGLTCDPVGGLVQVPCIERNAMAAVKAINAARIALSGDGTHVVSLDKVIRTMRDTGRDMSVKYKETARGGLAVNVIEC, encoded by the coding sequence GTGGCCATCAGCGTGTTCGACCTGTTCACGGTCGGTATCGGGCCGTCGTCGTCCCACACCGTGGGGCCGATGCGGGCCGCGCTGACGTTCGCACGCGGCCTGTCCGACGACGGCCTGCTGCCCCTGGTCGAGCGCGTGCACGTGGAGCTGTTCGGCTCGCTCGGCGCGACCGGGCACGGGCACGGCAGCGAGAACGCGGTCGTGCTGGGCCTGCTCGGCGAGGCGCCCGAGACCGTCGACACCGCCGCGGGCCCGGCCCGCGTCGCGGCCGTCCGCGAGTCCGGACGGCTGCCGCTGCTCGACAAGCACCCGGTCGCCTTCGGCCCGGACGATCTGGTGATGCACCGGCGCACCTCGCTGCCCTTCCATCCCAACGGCATGCGCTTCACCGCCTGGGGGCCTGCCGGCGAGGTGCAGCGCGAACGCGTCTACTACTCCGTCGGGGGCGGCTTCGTCGTCGACGAGGACGCGGCCGGCGCCGACCGGATCGTGGCCGACGAGACCCCGCTGGCGTTCCCCTTCCGGAGCGGTGTCGAGCTGCTCGACCGCTGCCGCGAGACCGGGTTGTCGATCAGCAGCGTCATGCTCGCGAACGAGACCGCCTGGCGCAGCACCGACGAGGTCCGCGCCGGCCTGCTGCACATCTGGCAGGTGATGGCCGAGTGCGTCCGCCACGGCTGGACGAACGAGGGCACGCTGCCGGGCGGGCTGAAGGTACGCCGGCGGGCGCCCGAGCTGTACCGGCGGCTGTGCGCCGACCCGTTCGCCACCGACCCGCTGCGGGTCATGGACTGGGTCGACCTCTTCGCGCTCGCGGTGAACGAGGAGAACGCCGCCGGCGGCCGGATCGTCACCGCCCCGACCAACGGCGCGGCCGGTGTGCTGCCCGCGGTCCTGCACTACTACGTGCGGTTCTGCCCGTCGGCGTCGGACGACGGCATCGTGCGCTTCCTGCTGTGCGCCGGCGCGATCGGCGTGCTGTACAAGGAGAACGCGTCGATCTCGGGCGCCGAGGTCGGCTGCCAGGGCGAGGTCGGCTCGGCCTGCTCGATGGCCGCCGGCGCGCTGTGCGAGGCCCTGGGCGGCACGCCCGAGCAGGTCGAGAACGCGGCCGAGATCGGCATGGAGCACAACCTCGGGTTGACCTGCGACCCCGTCGGCGGCCTCGTCCAGGTGCCCTGCATCGAGCGCAACGCCATGGCGGCGGTGAAGGCCATCAACGCGGCGCGGATCGCGTTGAGCGGCGACGGCACCCACGTCGTCAGCCTGGACAAGGTCATCAGGACGATGCGCGACACCGGCCGCGACATGTCGGTCAAGTACAAGGAGACGGCGCGAGGCGGGCTCGCCGTCAACGTCATCGAGTGCTGA
- a CDS encoding class I SAM-dependent methyltransferase, giving the protein MTEERPPIDIPQLVETRATTPDYSGITFTDEQLEAGAHRRFVGGRFDSHGEAQLEFLRGRGLQPHHRFLDVGCGSLRAGRHLVDYLDPAHYWGIDANADLVRAGYVRELDDAQRAKLPLANLRVNDRFNADFGVGFDVAIAQSIFSHVSLNHVRLCLYRVAQVMNPGGRCYVTFYEQPAGTRPDRIVAQQGRKPQLTERNVFWYYRSDLRWAAAFAPWRFRYLGDWGHPGGQMMIELTRVGRARAAGTGAAATLLARARRRAARAIAP; this is encoded by the coding sequence ATGACCGAGGAGCGCCCCCCGATCGACATCCCGCAGCTCGTCGAGACCCGTGCGACGACGCCCGACTACAGCGGCATCACCTTCACCGACGAGCAGCTCGAGGCCGGCGCCCACCGCCGCTTCGTGGGTGGCCGCTTCGACTCGCACGGCGAGGCGCAGCTGGAGTTCCTGCGCGGCCGCGGGCTGCAACCGCACCATCGCTTCCTCGACGTCGGCTGCGGCAGTCTGCGCGCGGGACGTCACCTCGTCGACTACCTCGACCCCGCCCACTACTGGGGCATCGACGCCAACGCCGACCTCGTCCGGGCCGGCTACGTGCGCGAGCTGGACGACGCGCAGCGCGCGAAGCTGCCGCTGGCCAACCTGCGCGTCAACGACCGCTTCAACGCCGACTTCGGCGTCGGCTTCGACGTGGCGATCGCGCAGTCGATCTTCAGCCACGTGTCGCTGAACCACGTCCGGCTCTGCCTCTACCGCGTCGCGCAGGTGATGAATCCCGGCGGCCGGTGCTACGTGACGTTCTACGAGCAGCCGGCCGGCACCCGGCCCGATCGCATCGTCGCCCAGCAGGGTCGCAAGCCGCAGCTCACCGAACGCAACGTGTTCTGGTACTACCGCAGCGACCTGCGGTGGGCGGCGGCATTCGCGCCCTGGCGGTTCCGCTATCTCGGCGACTGGGGGCACCCCGGCGGCCAGATGATGATCGAGCTGACCCGGGTCGGCCGGGCCCGGGCCGCGGGCACCGGCGCCGCGGCCACGCTGCTGGCCCGCGCCCGCCGCCGCGCCGCCCGGGCCATCGCTCCCTGA
- a CDS encoding siderophore-interacting protein, with translation MNSPLVRRSPTHAGTVLANVEVTPRMRRVTVRAESMRGVVITPAQDVELHLREDSGRRVKRRYTIRAGRPDDGELDLDVLLHGASPGSHWGRSARPGDDVAFQGPRGKLELRPAPHHLLLGDESALPAIATVCAALPEGETATALIEVDDARDEQPVSAARLRWVHRAGAEPGTPDLLRDALADVEVPPGSRAYLLGESRAMIALRPLVEGRGVVHDDVFVKGYWNHARPDRIAGRPPR, from the coding sequence GTGAACAGCCCACTCGTCCGCCGGTCGCCCACGCACGCCGGCACCGTCCTCGCCAACGTCGAGGTCACCCCGCGGATGCGACGGGTCACCGTGCGGGCCGAGTCGATGCGCGGTGTCGTCATCACCCCGGCGCAGGACGTCGAGCTGCACCTGCGCGAGGACTCCGGGCGCCGCGTGAAGCGCCGCTACACGATCCGCGCCGGCCGGCCGGACGACGGCGAGCTCGATCTCGACGTGCTGCTGCACGGTGCGAGTCCCGGCTCGCACTGGGGACGGTCGGCCCGCCCCGGTGACGACGTCGCCTTCCAGGGGCCGCGGGGCAAGCTCGAGCTCCGCCCGGCCCCGCACCACCTGCTGCTCGGCGACGAGTCGGCGCTGCCGGCCATCGCGACCGTCTGCGCCGCGCTGCCCGAGGGCGAGACCGCCACCGCCCTGATCGAGGTCGACGACGCCCGGGACGAGCAGCCGGTGTCGGCGGCCCGCCTGCGGTGGGTGCATCGCGCCGGCGCCGAGCCGGGCACGCCCGACCTGCTGCGCGACGCTTTGGCCGACGTCGAGGTGCCGCCGGGCAGTCGCGCGTACCTGCTGGGCGAGAGCCGGGCGATGATCGCGCTGCGCCCCCTCGTGGAGGGCCGCGGCGTCGTGCACGACGACGTCTTCGTGAAGGGCTACTGGAATCACGCCCGACCGGATCGGATCGCGGGCCGGCCGCCCCGCTAG
- the purB gene encoding adenylosuccinate lyase yields MKPAIPDVLAGRYASTAMATLWSPAHKVVLERQLWLAVLRAQAELGVDVPAGAIEAYQAVTDRGVDAVDLDSIAARERVTRHDVKARIEEFAALAGHEQAHKGMTSRDLTENVEQLQVRSSLQLVRTKALAVLSRLARRAAEYDALVMAGRSHNVAAQATTLGKRFATAADELLVAVRRVDDLIARYPLRGIKGPVGTAQDMLDLLGGDTAALEELERRVANHLGFEHTLTSVGQVYPRSLDWDVLSALVQLAAAPSSFAKTIRLMAGNELVTEGFKPGQVGSSAMPHKMNTRSAERINGFAVILRGFASMTGELAGDQWNEGDVSCSVVRRVALPDSFFALDGLLETTLTVLDEFGAYPAVIERELDRYLPFLATTKVLMAAVRAGVGRETAHEAIKENAVAVALEMREKGTERNDLVERFAADSRLALPADTLRGALADPLSFTGAARSQVAGVVAAVDELLAGEPDAAAYRPEPIL; encoded by the coding sequence GTGAAACCCGCGATCCCCGACGTCCTCGCCGGCCGCTACGCCTCCACCGCCATGGCCACGCTCTGGTCCCCGGCGCACAAGGTCGTCCTGGAACGGCAGCTGTGGCTCGCCGTGCTCCGTGCGCAGGCCGAGCTTGGGGTCGACGTCCCGGCCGGCGCCATCGAGGCGTACCAGGCCGTGACCGATCGCGGCGTGGACGCCGTCGACCTCGACTCGATCGCCGCGCGCGAACGCGTCACCCGGCACGACGTCAAGGCGCGCATCGAGGAGTTCGCGGCGCTCGCCGGCCACGAGCAGGCCCACAAGGGCATGACCAGCCGCGATCTCACCGAGAACGTCGAGCAGCTGCAGGTGCGTTCGTCCCTGCAGCTGGTGCGGACGAAGGCGCTCGCGGTGCTCTCCCGCCTCGCGCGGCGGGCGGCCGAGTACGACGCGCTCGTGATGGCGGGACGCTCGCACAACGTCGCCGCGCAGGCGACGACGTTGGGCAAGCGCTTCGCCACCGCCGCCGACGAACTGCTGGTCGCGGTGCGCCGGGTCGACGACCTGATCGCGCGCTACCCGCTGCGCGGCATCAAGGGCCCGGTGGGGACGGCGCAGGACATGCTCGACCTGCTCGGCGGCGACACGGCGGCTCTCGAGGAGCTCGAGCGCCGGGTGGCGAACCACCTCGGCTTCGAGCACACCCTCACCAGCGTCGGCCAGGTCTACCCCCGGTCCCTCGACTGGGACGTGCTGTCCGCCCTCGTCCAGCTCGCCGCCGCACCGTCCTCGTTCGCGAAGACCATCCGGCTCATGGCCGGCAACGAGCTCGTCACCGAGGGGTTCAAGCCGGGACAGGTCGGCTCGTCCGCGATGCCGCACAAGATGAACACCCGCTCGGCCGAGCGAATCAACGGGTTCGCCGTGATTTTGCGCGGTTTCGCGTCAATGACTGGTGAGCTCGCGGGTGACCAGTGGAACGAGGGGGACGTCTCGTGCTCCGTCGTGCGCCGGGTGGCGCTGCCGGACTCGTTCTTCGCGCTGGACGGCCTGTTGGAGACGACGCTCACGGTCCTCGACGAGTTCGGCGCCTACCCCGCGGTCATCGAGCGCGAGCTCGATCGCTACCTGCCGTTCCTGGCCACCACCAAGGTGCTCATGGCGGCCGTCCGAGCCGGGGTCGGGCGCGAGACGGCCCACGAGGCGATCAAGGAGAACGCGGTGGCGGTCGCGCTGGAGATGCGCGAGAAGGGCACCGAGCGCAACGATCTCGTCGAGCGCTTCGCCGCCGACTCCCGGCTGGCGCTCCCGGCCGACACGCTGCGCGGCGCGCTGGCCGACCCGCTCTCGTTCACCGGTGCGGCGCGTTCGCAGGTAGCCGGGGTGGTCGCGGCGGTGGACGAACTGCTCGCCGGTGAGCCGGACGCTGCCGCGTACCGGCCCGAACCCATCCTCTAG
- the purD gene encoding phosphoribosylamine--glycine ligase, whose product MRVLVVGSGAREHALCLSLAADAAVTSLVCAPGNAGTAAVAEQRGVDATNPAAVAALATELGADLVVIGPEAPLVAGVADAVRAAGIDCFGPSAAAAELEGSKAFAKEIMKAAGVPTAASRAVTTAAEAEAALDAFGPPHVVKDDGLAAGKGVVVTTDRTAALAHAAACEQVLVEEYLDGPEVSLFCVTDGTTVVPLLPAQDFKRVGDGDTGPNTGGMGAYAPLPWLPAGFADEIVRTVAQPTIAELARRGTPFAGLLYVGLALTAQGPRVVEFNARFGDPETQVVLALLETPLGGLLRAAATGTLADHPPLRWRPGAAVTVVLAAGGYPAAPRTGDVVTGADQPGVIHAGTRVRDDGAVVATGGRVLSVTAAGDTLGDARDAAYALVARVDLPHGHHRGDIAARAVAGEVAAP is encoded by the coding sequence GTGCGAGTCCTCGTCGTCGGATCCGGAGCCCGCGAACACGCCCTGTGCCTCTCCCTGGCCGCCGACGCCGCGGTGACGTCGCTGGTCTGCGCACCCGGCAACGCCGGCACCGCGGCGGTCGCCGAGCAGCGTGGCGTCGACGCCACGAACCCCGCGGCGGTCGCCGCGCTGGCCACCGAGCTGGGGGCCGACCTCGTCGTGATCGGCCCGGAGGCCCCCCTCGTCGCCGGGGTCGCGGACGCGGTGCGCGCGGCCGGCATCGACTGCTTCGGGCCGTCCGCCGCCGCCGCCGAGCTCGAGGGCAGCAAAGCGTTCGCCAAGGAGATCATGAAGGCGGCGGGCGTGCCGACCGCGGCGAGTCGCGCCGTCACGACGGCGGCCGAGGCCGAGGCCGCGCTGGACGCGTTCGGGCCGCCCCACGTCGTCAAGGACGACGGCCTCGCGGCCGGCAAGGGCGTCGTCGTCACCACCGACCGGACCGCCGCCCTCGCACACGCCGCGGCCTGCGAGCAGGTCCTCGTCGAGGAGTACCTCGACGGGCCGGAGGTCTCGCTGTTCTGCGTCACCGACGGGACGACCGTCGTCCCGCTACTGCCCGCGCAGGACTTCAAGCGCGTCGGCGACGGCGACACCGGGCCCAACACCGGCGGCATGGGCGCGTACGCCCCGCTGCCGTGGCTGCCGGCCGGCTTCGCCGACGAGATCGTGCGCACCGTCGCACAGCCGACGATCGCCGAGCTGGCCCGCCGCGGGACGCCGTTCGCCGGCCTGCTGTACGTGGGGCTGGCGCTGACCGCCCAGGGCCCGCGCGTGGTGGAGTTCAACGCCCGCTTCGGCGATCCCGAGACGCAGGTGGTGCTCGCCCTCCTGGAGACCCCGCTCGGCGGCCTGCTGCGGGCAGCCGCCACCGGCACCCTGGCCGACCACCCACCGCTGCGGTGGCGGCCGGGCGCGGCGGTCACGGTCGTCCTCGCCGCCGGCGGCTACCCCGCGGCGCCGCGAACGGGCGACGTCGTCACCGGCGCCGACCAGCCCGGCGTGATCCACGCCGGCACGCGGGTGCGCGACGACGGCGCGGTCGTCGCCACCGGTGGCCGGGTGCTGTCGGTCACCGCCGCGGGGGACACGCTCGGCGACGCCCGGGACGCCGCCTACGCCCTCGTCGCCCGCGTCGACCTGCCGCACGGGCACCACCGCGGCGACATCGCCGCGCGCGCGGTCGCCGGTGAGGTGGCCGCGCCCTAG